A genomic region of Gadus macrocephalus chromosome 5, ASM3116895v1 contains the following coding sequences:
- the lgals8b gene encoding galectin-8 isoform X3 yields the protein MSVANAKHTVLNPVIPYTGSIPGGLHTGEIIIVQGTVPPDADRFHIDLSSGCSTKPCSDIAMRFNACFEGTPSVTCNSLTQERWGQEQTLQQLPYKQGAPFETIILVHEDVFKVAVNGTHLLEYKHRIPLDRVDTFSLSGKVRVNAIGYIPNSAIYSESGDLSLPYKGSILKGLKPGQHITIKGQVSMYPHSFTVNLRNSRTENIALHLNPRIKSGVFIRNSYLGEAWGYEERELPFFPFSPGEYFEILMLCQPHQFKLAVNGCHLLEFRHRVQDLSSIDQLEIMGDLELSDVKLW from the exons ATGTCTGTGGCAAATGCTAAACACACTGTACTGAATCCG GTGATCCCGTACACCGGATCCATACCTGGTGGGCTGCACACCGGGGAGATCATCATCGTCCAGGGCACCGTCCCGCCAGACGCTGACAG GTTCCACATTGATCTGTCAAGCGGATGCAGTACTAAGCCATGCTCCGACATCGCCATGCGATTCAACGCCTGCTTCGAGGGCACACCTAGCGTCACCTGCAACTCCCTCACGCAGGAGCGCTGGGGCCAGGAACAGACGCTCCAGCAGCTCCCCTACAAACAGGGAGCGCCCTTCGAGACCATCATACTAGTGCACGAAGACGTCTTCAAG gtggcagtgAATGGCACTCACTTGCTGGAATACAAGCACAGAATTCCTCTGGACAGGGTCGATACATTTTCCCTTTCTGGGAAAGTGAGGGTGAATGCGATTGGTTACATACCAAACTCA GCAATATATTCAGAATCAGGTGACTTG AGTTTACCTTACAAAGGCAGTATACTCAAGGGGCTGAAGCCAGGGCAGCACATCACAATCAAGGGACAAGTCAGCATGTACCCTCACAG TTTCACGGTGAATCTTCGCAACAGCAGGACAGAGAACATCGCTCTCCACCTGAACCCGCGCATCAAGTCGGGCGTGTTCATCAGGAACTCGTACCTGGGTGAGGCGTGGGGCTACGAGGAGAGGGAGCTGCCCTTCTTCCCCTTCTCCCCGGGGGAGTACTTTGAG ATCCTGATGCTCTGCCAGCCCCACCAGTTCAAGCTGGCGGTCAACGGCTGCCACCTGCTAGAGTTCCGGCACCGGGTGCAAGACCTGAGCAGCATCGACCAGCTGGAGATCATGGGAGACCTGGAGCTCAGCGACGTCAAGCTGTGGTGA
- the lgals8b gene encoding galectin-8 isoform X1: MWLVGGRSTARVGAAVRKMFMLTHKLERGCRVIPYTGSIPGGLHTGEIIIVQGTVPPDADRFHIDLSSGCSTKPCSDIAMRFNACFEGTPSVTCNSLTQERWGQEQTLQQLPYKQGAPFETIILVHEDVFKVAVNGTHLLEYKHRIPLDRVDTFSLSGKVRVNAIGYIPNSAIYSESGDLSLPYKGSILKGLKPGQHITIKGQVSMYPHSFTVNLRNSRTENIALHLNPRIKSGVFIRNSYLGEAWGYEERELPFFPFSPGEYFEILMLCQPHQFKLAVNGCHLLEFRHRVQDLSSIDQLEIMGDLELSDVKLW; this comes from the exons ATGTGGCTGGTCGGAGGAAGGTCGACTGCAAGGGTCGGTGCGGCCGTGCGGAAGATGTTCATGTTAACGCACAAACTTGAGCGTGGCTGTAGG GTGATCCCGTACACCGGATCCATACCTGGTGGGCTGCACACCGGGGAGATCATCATCGTCCAGGGCACCGTCCCGCCAGACGCTGACAG GTTCCACATTGATCTGTCAAGCGGATGCAGTACTAAGCCATGCTCCGACATCGCCATGCGATTCAACGCCTGCTTCGAGGGCACACCTAGCGTCACCTGCAACTCCCTCACGCAGGAGCGCTGGGGCCAGGAACAGACGCTCCAGCAGCTCCCCTACAAACAGGGAGCGCCCTTCGAGACCATCATACTAGTGCACGAAGACGTCTTCAAG gtggcagtgAATGGCACTCACTTGCTGGAATACAAGCACAGAATTCCTCTGGACAGGGTCGATACATTTTCCCTTTCTGGGAAAGTGAGGGTGAATGCGATTGGTTACATACCAAACTCA GCAATATATTCAGAATCAGGTGACTTG AGTTTACCTTACAAAGGCAGTATACTCAAGGGGCTGAAGCCAGGGCAGCACATCACAATCAAGGGACAAGTCAGCATGTACCCTCACAG TTTCACGGTGAATCTTCGCAACAGCAGGACAGAGAACATCGCTCTCCACCTGAACCCGCGCATCAAGTCGGGCGTGTTCATCAGGAACTCGTACCTGGGTGAGGCGTGGGGCTACGAGGAGAGGGAGCTGCCCTTCTTCCCCTTCTCCCCGGGGGAGTACTTTGAG ATCCTGATGCTCTGCCAGCCCCACCAGTTCAAGCTGGCGGTCAACGGCTGCCACCTGCTAGAGTTCCGGCACCGGGTGCAAGACCTGAGCAGCATCGACCAGCTGGAGATCATGGGAGACCTGGAGCTCAGCGACGTCAAGCTGTGGTGA
- the LOC132457712 gene encoding kelch repeat and BTB domain-containing protein 11 isoform X1 — MNGSQRLGGETFMVEADVILHTVNSDLASLSGIDRKTCPALMKKDNAVPVIGEFLQCNQPLDSDAPATFEREYLLDGKKTFDDQTGDSLNVAKDQQFQKSNHKAGLEMKEAVIVKNLNGKMGNGDNHGDVVKADISHAGDSSVCFLDPGAREEADGSASASAEASQRGQCEINTGQGQAVPDTHCITTGSQPGLAEPVRSSIPGSSASHLPDEDNPGGCSGDSGSLGHRESGPGAENPLAAKEPDLVIEVGGQKINAHKEILAEKSDYFKARLSRDILKVKGLSYKTLSVLIDYIYTSRMNVSKDTVVDVITGAKILQVPCAVQAAVDSMSEQLTAENCYEVLSIAKKQRLSELKETAYRFMSDHFLRVLRDPSVYGRLTGSERDLILRKRTEGRPTLMVAEVNDVFDRVGGSRPASRCSSRPQSPLSTASFEEGHAMYYYNETAGDWRALTAMPEDINTKGCGMCTMHNYLFVAGGIKGYGERGKVSDRVFYYNPVDDRWTEVRPLNQARAQLKLVSMDGHLYAIGGECLFTVERYDPRADRWTTVAPLPKGAFAVAHEATTCNGELYVSGGSLFYRLLKYEPKRDEWQECPYNSSRKRSSDMVALKSFVYRFDVHREQGVDVFKYNAIVKMWQDCASQSLGGVSPFRCAVIGNCIYCVNKSQTLRFVVEEEGAHFVEEALQPPLEAKGVLFPFVLSLPEKHEAVA, encoded by the coding sequence ATGAATGGGAGCCAGAGGCTGGGAGGCGAGACCTTCATGGTGGAGGCTGACGTCATTCTTCACACTGTAAACTCTGACCTTGCCTCCCTCTCAGGCATAGATAGGAAAACATGTCCGGCTCTGATGAAGAAGGACAACGCCGTCCCTGTTATCGGGGAATTCCTGCAGTGCAATCAGCCTCTCGATTCAGATGCTCCGGCCACATTCGAGAGAGAGTACCTATTGGACGGCAAAAAGACCTTCGACGATCAGACGGGGGACAGCTTGAACGTTGCAAAAGATCAACAGTTCCAGAAGTCAAACCATAAGGCGGGTCTTGAAATGAAGGAGGCCGTTATAGTGAAGAACCTCAATGGTAAAATGGGCAATGGTGACAACCACGGTGACGTCGTCAAGGCAGACATTTCCCACGCTGGGGATTCCTCTGTGTGCTTCCTGGACCCCGGAGCCCGAGAGGAAGCAGATGGAAGTGCATCAGCGAGTGCAGAGGCTTCTCAAAGAGGACAGTGTGAGATAAACACAGGCCAGGGACAGGCTGTGCCTGACACTCATTGTATTACCACTGGCAGCCAGCCAGGGCTAGCGGAGCCGGTTCGCTCTTCCATTCCCGGATCCAGTGCGTCTCACCTGCCCGACGAAGACAATCCGGGTGGATGTTCCGGGGACAGTGGGAGCCTCGGGCACCGGGAAAGCGGCCCAGGGGCAGAGAATCCCCTGGCTGCGAAGGAACCCGATTTGGTCATTGAAGTCGGCGGGCAGAAAATAAACGCTCACAAGGAGATCCTGGCGGAGAAGAGTGACTACTTCAAAGCCAGGCTCTCGCGGGACATCCTCAAAGTGAAGGGGCTGAGCTACAAGACGCTGTCCGTGCTGATAGACTACATCTACACCTCCCGGATGAACGTGAGCaaggacaccgtggtggacgtCATCACGGGCGCCAAGATCCTGCAGGTGCCCTGCGCCGTGCAGGCGGCCGTGGACTCCATGTCGGAGCAGCTCACGGCCGAGAACTGCTACGAGGTGCTGAGCATCGCCAAGAAGCAGCGCCTCAGCGAGCTCAAGGAGACCGCCTACCGCTTCATGAGCGACCACTTCCTGCGGGTCCTGCGGGACCCCTCCGTGTACGGCCGCCTGACGGGCTCCGAGAGGGACCTCATCCTGAGGAAGAGGACCGAGGGCCGGCCGACGCTGATGGTGGCCGAGGTCAACGACGTGTTCGACCGCGTGGGGGGCAGCAGGCCGGCCAGCCGTTGCAGCAGCCGTCCGCAGAGCCCCCTGTCGACGGCGTCGTTCGAGGAGGGCCACGCGATGTACTACTACAAcgagacggccggcgactggcGGGCCCTGACCGCCATGCCCGAGGACATCAACACCAAGGGCTGCGGGATGTGCACCATGCACAACTACCTGTTTGTGGCCGGCGGGATCAAGGGCTACGGAGAGCGGGGGAAAGTGTCCGACCGGGTCTTCTACTACAACCCCGTCGACGACCGCTGGACGGAGGTGCGGCCCCTGAACCAGGCCCGCGCCCAGCTCAAGCTGGTGTCCATGGACGGCCACCTGTACGCCATCGGAGGGGAGTGCCTGTTCACCGTGGAGCGATACGACCCGCGCGCCGACCGCTGGACCACCGTGGCGCCCCTGCCCAAGGGAGCGTTCGCCGTGGCGCACGAGGCCACCACGTGCAACGGGGAGCTGTACGTCTCCGGGGGCTCCCTCTTCTACCGCCTGCTCAAGTACGAGCCCAAGCGGGACGAGTGGCAGGAGTGCCCCTACAACAGCAGCCGCAAGAGGTCCTCCGACATGGTGGCCCTGAAGAGCTTCGTCTACCGCTTCGACGTGCACCGCGAGCAGGGCGTCGACGTGTTCAAGTACAACGCCATCGTCAAGATGTGGCAGGACTGCGCGTCCCAGAGTCTGGGCGGCGTCTCGCCCTTCCGCTGCGCGGTGATCGGGAACTGCATCTACTGCGTCAACAAGAGCCAGACGCTGCGgttcgtggtggaggaggagggcgcccACTTTGTGGAGGAGGCGCTGCAGCCCCCGCTGGAGGCTAAGGGTGTACTGTTTCCCTTCGTGCTTAGTTTGCCTGAAAAGCACGAGGCGGTGGCGTAG
- the LOC132457712 gene encoding kelch repeat and BTB domain-containing protein 11 isoform X2: protein MKKDNAVPVIGEFLQCNQPLDSDAPATFEREYLLDGKKTFDDQTGDSLNVAKDQQFQKSNHKAGLEMKEAVIVKNLNGKMGNGDNHGDVVKADISHAGDSSVCFLDPGAREEADGSASASAEASQRGQCEINTGQGQAVPDTHCITTGSQPGLAEPVRSSIPGSSASHLPDEDNPGGCSGDSGSLGHRESGPGAENPLAAKEPDLVIEVGGQKINAHKEILAEKSDYFKARLSRDILKVKGLSYKTLSVLIDYIYTSRMNVSKDTVVDVITGAKILQVPCAVQAAVDSMSEQLTAENCYEVLSIAKKQRLSELKETAYRFMSDHFLRVLRDPSVYGRLTGSERDLILRKRTEGRPTLMVAEVNDVFDRVGGSRPASRCSSRPQSPLSTASFEEGHAMYYYNETAGDWRALTAMPEDINTKGCGMCTMHNYLFVAGGIKGYGERGKVSDRVFYYNPVDDRWTEVRPLNQARAQLKLVSMDGHLYAIGGECLFTVERYDPRADRWTTVAPLPKGAFAVAHEATTCNGELYVSGGSLFYRLLKYEPKRDEWQECPYNSSRKRSSDMVALKSFVYRFDVHREQGVDVFKYNAIVKMWQDCASQSLGGVSPFRCAVIGNCIYCVNKSQTLRFVVEEEGAHFVEEALQPPLEAKGVLFPFVLSLPEKHEAVA, encoded by the coding sequence ATGAAGAAGGACAACGCCGTCCCTGTTATCGGGGAATTCCTGCAGTGCAATCAGCCTCTCGATTCAGATGCTCCGGCCACATTCGAGAGAGAGTACCTATTGGACGGCAAAAAGACCTTCGACGATCAGACGGGGGACAGCTTGAACGTTGCAAAAGATCAACAGTTCCAGAAGTCAAACCATAAGGCGGGTCTTGAAATGAAGGAGGCCGTTATAGTGAAGAACCTCAATGGTAAAATGGGCAATGGTGACAACCACGGTGACGTCGTCAAGGCAGACATTTCCCACGCTGGGGATTCCTCTGTGTGCTTCCTGGACCCCGGAGCCCGAGAGGAAGCAGATGGAAGTGCATCAGCGAGTGCAGAGGCTTCTCAAAGAGGACAGTGTGAGATAAACACAGGCCAGGGACAGGCTGTGCCTGACACTCATTGTATTACCACTGGCAGCCAGCCAGGGCTAGCGGAGCCGGTTCGCTCTTCCATTCCCGGATCCAGTGCGTCTCACCTGCCCGACGAAGACAATCCGGGTGGATGTTCCGGGGACAGTGGGAGCCTCGGGCACCGGGAAAGCGGCCCAGGGGCAGAGAATCCCCTGGCTGCGAAGGAACCCGATTTGGTCATTGAAGTCGGCGGGCAGAAAATAAACGCTCACAAGGAGATCCTGGCGGAGAAGAGTGACTACTTCAAAGCCAGGCTCTCGCGGGACATCCTCAAAGTGAAGGGGCTGAGCTACAAGACGCTGTCCGTGCTGATAGACTACATCTACACCTCCCGGATGAACGTGAGCaaggacaccgtggtggacgtCATCACGGGCGCCAAGATCCTGCAGGTGCCCTGCGCCGTGCAGGCGGCCGTGGACTCCATGTCGGAGCAGCTCACGGCCGAGAACTGCTACGAGGTGCTGAGCATCGCCAAGAAGCAGCGCCTCAGCGAGCTCAAGGAGACCGCCTACCGCTTCATGAGCGACCACTTCCTGCGGGTCCTGCGGGACCCCTCCGTGTACGGCCGCCTGACGGGCTCCGAGAGGGACCTCATCCTGAGGAAGAGGACCGAGGGCCGGCCGACGCTGATGGTGGCCGAGGTCAACGACGTGTTCGACCGCGTGGGGGGCAGCAGGCCGGCCAGCCGTTGCAGCAGCCGTCCGCAGAGCCCCCTGTCGACGGCGTCGTTCGAGGAGGGCCACGCGATGTACTACTACAAcgagacggccggcgactggcGGGCCCTGACCGCCATGCCCGAGGACATCAACACCAAGGGCTGCGGGATGTGCACCATGCACAACTACCTGTTTGTGGCCGGCGGGATCAAGGGCTACGGAGAGCGGGGGAAAGTGTCCGACCGGGTCTTCTACTACAACCCCGTCGACGACCGCTGGACGGAGGTGCGGCCCCTGAACCAGGCCCGCGCCCAGCTCAAGCTGGTGTCCATGGACGGCCACCTGTACGCCATCGGAGGGGAGTGCCTGTTCACCGTGGAGCGATACGACCCGCGCGCCGACCGCTGGACCACCGTGGCGCCCCTGCCCAAGGGAGCGTTCGCCGTGGCGCACGAGGCCACCACGTGCAACGGGGAGCTGTACGTCTCCGGGGGCTCCCTCTTCTACCGCCTGCTCAAGTACGAGCCCAAGCGGGACGAGTGGCAGGAGTGCCCCTACAACAGCAGCCGCAAGAGGTCCTCCGACATGGTGGCCCTGAAGAGCTTCGTCTACCGCTTCGACGTGCACCGCGAGCAGGGCGTCGACGTGTTCAAGTACAACGCCATCGTCAAGATGTGGCAGGACTGCGCGTCCCAGAGTCTGGGCGGCGTCTCGCCCTTCCGCTGCGCGGTGATCGGGAACTGCATCTACTGCGTCAACAAGAGCCAGACGCTGCGgttcgtggtggaggaggagggcgcccACTTTGTGGAGGAGGCGCTGCAGCCCCCGCTGGAGGCTAAGGGTGTACTGTTTCCCTTCGTGCTTAGTTTGCCTGAAAAGCACGAGGCGGTGGCGTAG
- the lgals8b gene encoding galectin-8 isoform X2, protein MWLVGGRSTARVGAAVRKMFMLTHKLERGCRVIPYTGSIPGGLHTGEIIIVQGTVPPDADRFHIDLSSGCSTKPCSDIAMRFNACFEGTPSVTCNSLTQERWGQEQTLQQLPYKQGAPFETIILVHEDVFKVAVNGTHLLEYKHRIPLDRVDTFSLSGKVRVNAIGYIPNSSLPYKGSILKGLKPGQHITIKGQVSMYPHSFTVNLRNSRTENIALHLNPRIKSGVFIRNSYLGEAWGYEERELPFFPFSPGEYFEILMLCQPHQFKLAVNGCHLLEFRHRVQDLSSIDQLEIMGDLELSDVKLW, encoded by the exons ATGTGGCTGGTCGGAGGAAGGTCGACTGCAAGGGTCGGTGCGGCCGTGCGGAAGATGTTCATGTTAACGCACAAACTTGAGCGTGGCTGTAGG GTGATCCCGTACACCGGATCCATACCTGGTGGGCTGCACACCGGGGAGATCATCATCGTCCAGGGCACCGTCCCGCCAGACGCTGACAG GTTCCACATTGATCTGTCAAGCGGATGCAGTACTAAGCCATGCTCCGACATCGCCATGCGATTCAACGCCTGCTTCGAGGGCACACCTAGCGTCACCTGCAACTCCCTCACGCAGGAGCGCTGGGGCCAGGAACAGACGCTCCAGCAGCTCCCCTACAAACAGGGAGCGCCCTTCGAGACCATCATACTAGTGCACGAAGACGTCTTCAAG gtggcagtgAATGGCACTCACTTGCTGGAATACAAGCACAGAATTCCTCTGGACAGGGTCGATACATTTTCCCTTTCTGGGAAAGTGAGGGTGAATGCGATTGGTTACATACCAAACTCA AGTTTACCTTACAAAGGCAGTATACTCAAGGGGCTGAAGCCAGGGCAGCACATCACAATCAAGGGACAAGTCAGCATGTACCCTCACAG TTTCACGGTGAATCTTCGCAACAGCAGGACAGAGAACATCGCTCTCCACCTGAACCCGCGCATCAAGTCGGGCGTGTTCATCAGGAACTCGTACCTGGGTGAGGCGTGGGGCTACGAGGAGAGGGAGCTGCCCTTCTTCCCCTTCTCCCCGGGGGAGTACTTTGAG ATCCTGATGCTCTGCCAGCCCCACCAGTTCAAGCTGGCGGTCAACGGCTGCCACCTGCTAGAGTTCCGGCACCGGGTGCAAGACCTGAGCAGCATCGACCAGCTGGAGATCATGGGAGACCTGGAGCTCAGCGACGTCAAGCTGTGGTGA